A window from Chryseobacterium phocaeense encodes these proteins:
- the lpxB gene encoding lipid-A-disaccharide synthase — protein MKYYIIAGEASGDLHGSNLMKALLEKDPNAEIRFWGGDLMKAQGGTLVKHYRDLAFMGFLEVAMNLRTILNNIKFCKEDIKKNRPDILILIDYPGFNLRIARFAKELGIKVVYYISPQLWAWKEGRVEIIKKYVDEMMVILPFEEEFYQKHDVHSHFVGHPLLDAISSLKEISPEEFKKENGLNEKEIIALLPGSRKQEVEKMLEMMLSVRPYFKNYQFVIAGAPSLPKEFYQKYVDDNVHFVSNRTYDLLRCSKAALVTSGTATLETALLNVPEVVCYRGSKISYAIAKRLVKNIKYISLVNLIMDREVVKELIQTDLNTKNLVEELQKIIEGEKRNQVLEDYHLLREKLGGKGASEKAAEVILNM, from the coding sequence ATGAAATATTATATTATTGCAGGAGAAGCTTCGGGAGATCTGCATGGGAGCAATTTAATGAAAGCCCTTTTGGAGAAAGATCCGAATGCTGAAATAAGATTCTGGGGCGGCGATCTTATGAAAGCCCAGGGAGGAACGCTGGTAAAGCATTACCGGGACCTTGCCTTTATGGGATTCCTGGAAGTAGCCATGAATCTGAGAACCATCCTGAACAACATCAAATTCTGTAAAGAAGATATTAAGAAGAATCGACCTGATATTCTGATCCTGATCGATTATCCCGGATTTAACCTGAGGATTGCCAGATTTGCAAAAGAACTGGGGATCAAGGTTGTTTATTATATTTCCCCGCAGCTCTGGGCCTGGAAAGAAGGCCGCGTAGAGATTATTAAAAAGTATGTGGATGAAATGATGGTGATCCTTCCGTTTGAAGAAGAATTTTATCAGAAACATGACGTTCATTCCCATTTCGTAGGACATCCGCTGCTGGATGCTATTTCCAGCCTGAAAGAGATCAGCCCGGAGGAATTTAAAAAAGAAAACGGGCTCAATGAAAAAGAGATTATTGCACTGCTGCCGGGTTCCAGAAAACAGGAAGTAGAGAAGATGCTGGAAATGATGCTTTCCGTGAGACCTTATTTCAAAAACTATCAGTTTGTGATAGCCGGTGCTCCAAGCCTTCCGAAAGAATTTTATCAGAAGTATGTGGATGATAACGTACATTTTGTGTCCAACAGAACCTATGATCTTCTGAGGTGCTCGAAAGCAGCTTTGGTGACTTCAGGAACTGCAACGCTGGAAACCGCTTTACTGAATGTCCCGGAAGTGGTGTGCTACCGCGGAAGTAAGATTTCCTACGCTATTGCGAAAAGACTCGTAAAGAACATTAAATATATTTCGTTGGTCAATCTGATTATGGACAGGGAAGTGGTAAAAGAGCTGATCCAGACGGATCTGAATACTAAAAATCTCGTGGAAGAGCTACAGAAAATCATAGAAGGCGAAAAAAGGAACCAGGTTTTGGAAGATTATCATCTTTTAAGAGAAAAGCTTGGTGGTAAAGGGGCAAGTGAGAAAGCTGCTGAGGTGATTTTGAATATGTAA